From a region of the Vibrio orientalis CIP 102891 = ATCC 33934 genome:
- a CDS encoding GNAT family N-acetyltransferase gives MEIIVRPTLVSDAAALCEIYSQPKAQRETLQLPKPSVAMWTQRLENMPQGVYSFVAEVDGKVVGNIGFEHSQRPRTAHCGSFGIGVHDDFHGLGIGSKLIETVLDLADNWLQIKRVQIEVNSDNEGAIACYKKFGFEIEGESKFGSFRDGEFINTYYMARIKPGL, from the coding sequence ATGGAAATAATCGTACGTCCGACATTAGTGAGTGATGCAGCCGCATTATGTGAAATTTATTCACAACCTAAAGCGCAACGCGAGACACTCCAACTGCCAAAACCATCGGTAGCAATGTGGACACAACGACTGGAAAACATGCCTCAAGGTGTTTATAGCTTTGTTGCTGAAGTGGATGGAAAAGTCGTAGGTAATATAGGCTTCGAACATTCACAGCGCCCGAGAACGGCACACTGTGGTAGCTTTGGTATCGGTGTCCATGACGATTTCCACGGCTTAGGTATTGGTAGCAAGTTGATTGAAACGGTTCTAGATTTGGCAGACAACTGGTTGCAAATAAAACGCGTACAAATCGAAGTCAACAGTGACAATGAAGGAGCGATCGCTTGTTATAAGAAGTTTGGCTTTGAAATAGAAGGCGAGTCAAAATTTGGCTCGTTCCGTGACGGTGAGTTCATCAATACTTACTATATGGCTCGCATCAAACCTGGCTTATAG
- a CDS encoding phosphotransferase — MTKQYDYQLLLDSLGFEALTHTEVLQSLWGGYGELVRLHCGSGSIIVKHIKLPKPEHHPKGWNSEFSHQRKLRSYQVELNWYKSAANLCEAKVPAALKVDQQGQALLIAMEDLSVLGFTDVVAEAKQSHLSACLEWLACFHAQHIGHQGEGLWECGTYWHLDTRPDELAALDDELLKQAAHKIDRVLKESPYQTLVHGDAKLANFCFSADGTRAAAVDFQYIGRGCAMKDVALFMSSAVKPEQCQVMEGWILDEYFAHLRRVLNNYQPTLDVADVEAEWRPLFSIAWADFQRFVKGWSPNHWKINPYTEALADRALDTLKAYP, encoded by the coding sequence ATGACGAAGCAATACGACTATCAATTACTACTCGACTCTCTGGGGTTTGAAGCATTAACGCATACCGAGGTACTGCAATCGCTGTGGGGGGGATATGGTGAGCTGGTTCGGCTGCATTGTGGCAGTGGTAGTATTATCGTTAAGCATATTAAACTGCCGAAGCCTGAACATCACCCAAAAGGCTGGAATAGCGAGTTCTCACACCAAAGAAAGCTACGTTCTTATCAGGTTGAATTGAACTGGTATAAGTCAGCAGCCAATCTTTGTGAAGCAAAAGTGCCTGCAGCCCTGAAAGTGGATCAGCAAGGGCAAGCGTTACTGATCGCAATGGAAGATTTGTCTGTGCTTGGTTTTACTGATGTTGTTGCCGAAGCAAAACAGTCCCACTTAAGTGCTTGTTTAGAGTGGCTAGCTTGTTTTCATGCTCAGCACATTGGTCATCAAGGAGAAGGGCTTTGGGAGTGCGGCACGTATTGGCATCTAGATACACGTCCTGATGAACTCGCGGCACTCGATGATGAGTTACTCAAGCAGGCTGCCCATAAGATAGATCGAGTGCTCAAAGAGTCGCCCTATCAGACTCTTGTCCATGGTGACGCTAAGTTAGCTAATTTCTGTTTTTCTGCCGATGGTACTCGTGCTGCAGCGGTGGACTTTCAATATATTGGTCGCGGTTGTGCGATGAAAGATGTGGCGTTATTTATGAGTAGTGCAGTAAAGCCCGAGCAGTGCCAAGTGATGGAAGGTTGGATTTTAGATGAGTATTTTGCTCACTTGCGTCGAGTACTCAATAACTATCAACCTACTTTGGATGTCGCTGATGTTGAAGCCGAGTGGCGACCACTATTCTCCATTGCATGGGCTGACTTTCAGCGCTTTGTTAAAGGTTGGAGTCCAAACCACTGGAAGATTAACCCATATACTGAAGCGCTTGCTGATCGTGCTCTAGATACGTTAAAGGCTTACCCATAG
- a CDS encoding GNAT family N-acetyltransferase, whose amino-acid sequence MPHSLIFDEVNSQFRVHLDADHYAVIKFVDKGSTYAITSTKIPEELQGKGYGKVMMEVLLSEIAKRGVTIDPICPYVAHYLERNQQWSYLKAQ is encoded by the coding sequence TTGCCGCATTCACTGATTTTTGATGAAGTAAACTCACAGTTTAGAGTCCATTTAGACGCTGATCATTACGCTGTAATAAAGTTCGTGGACAAGGGAAGCACGTATGCAATTACCTCTACCAAGATACCAGAAGAGCTTCAAGGGAAAGGATATGGCAAGGTAATGATGGAGGTACTACTCTCTGAAATCGCCAAGCGTGGTGTCACAATTGACCCCATCTGTCCCTATGTAGCTCACTACCTAGAACGCAATCAACAATGGTCTTACCTTAAAGCACAATGA
- a CDS encoding flagellar brake protein yields the protein MNTQAVAVKAQPTRSSNDRSISTLNSTDALAMIEHGGELTLGISTPVGTTFRCKSSFIGSHSSNVILIELPKISEDDLSFFFQEGFWIAIRAISPRGEGAIVSFRSQIQHVLKSPVAMVALSIPQTMQVTQLRKEPRFDVNLAAKVVANSHRLECEIRDLSKGGCRFITAPLSRPFQVGEEIALHVQLANNKGTHFEPLFGTVCNLQRSLHYARYGVSFNDHGKNNAKVLLGHLKFNGTKLMLK from the coding sequence ATGAACACCCAAGCAGTAGCAGTGAAAGCGCAGCCAACGCGCTCTTCTAATGATAGGAGTATCTCAACACTCAACAGCACTGATGCACTTGCGATGATCGAGCATGGTGGGGAGCTCACCCTAGGTATCTCTACACCGGTGGGTACCACTTTCCGTTGTAAGTCCTCCTTTATCGGCTCTCACTCTAGCAACGTTATTCTTATCGAGTTACCTAAGATCTCTGAAGATGACTTGAGCTTTTTCTTTCAAGAAGGTTTTTGGATAGCGATTCGCGCCATATCACCACGTGGAGAAGGGGCGATTGTTTCCTTCAGAAGCCAAATTCAACACGTGCTTAAATCACCCGTCGCGATGGTTGCGCTCTCTATTCCACAAACCATGCAGGTCACTCAACTACGAAAAGAACCTCGCTTTGACGTCAACCTAGCGGCGAAAGTCGTCGCAAATAGCCATCGGCTTGAATGCGAAATCAGGGATCTGTCCAAAGGTGGTTGTCGCTTTATAACTGCACCTTTAAGCCGACCATTTCAAGTCGGTGAAGAAATTGCACTGCACGTACAACTCGCCAATAATAAAGGGACTCACTTTGAGCCCCTATTTGGCACGGTATGTAATTTACAGCGCTCTCTTCATTATGCTCGCTATGGAGTCTCATTCAACGACCACGGCAAGAATAATGCGAAGGTGTTACTCGGCCATCTTAAGTTCAATGGCACTAAGCTTATGTTAAAGTAA
- the gltS gene encoding sodium/glutamate symporter — translation MNQIISVGPLESFLIAISVLFLGHFVNAKLPILKKFNIPEPIVGGLIVALIITLMHFNGIDLEFSLPLQKIFMLMFFSTVGLAANYTQLMKGGAKVFVFLAVASFYIIIQNGVGVSMATALGLDPLMGLIAGSITLSGGHGTGAAWSQTFTETYGLSNTLEIAMASATFGLIIGGIIGSPVAQKLINKNGFESEYGTGTKTHERFPELVTYNEYEEDKVTAKKVVEVLFILLICVTGAKYLEQWVSSFNVSWLMIPDFVYALFIGVFITNVIEVTKVHKVDTETVDILGTVSLSLFLAMALMSLKLWNIFDLAIPFLIILAVQSVVLGVFAYFVTFKVMGSNYDAAVISGGHCGFGLGATPTAVMNMGSLVNRYGPSPQAFMVVPIVGAFFIDIVNLIILQGYISFIG, via the coding sequence ATGAATCAGATAATTTCAGTCGGACCACTAGAATCTTTCTTGATCGCAATCAGTGTTCTTTTTTTAGGACATTTTGTGAACGCAAAGCTTCCCATCCTTAAAAAGTTCAATATCCCTGAACCTATCGTTGGTGGTCTTATTGTCGCGCTCATCATAACGCTAATGCATTTTAATGGTATCGACTTAGAGTTTTCTTTACCGCTTCAAAAAATCTTTATGTTGATGTTCTTCAGTACTGTTGGACTTGCTGCGAACTATACCCAGTTAATGAAAGGTGGCGCGAAGGTGTTTGTTTTCCTCGCCGTAGCCTCTTTCTACATCATCATCCAAAACGGTGTCGGCGTTTCAATGGCAACAGCGCTAGGGTTAGATCCTTTGATGGGCTTGATCGCAGGTTCAATAACGCTATCTGGTGGCCATGGTACTGGTGCAGCTTGGTCACAGACGTTTACAGAGACATATGGTTTGTCCAATACGCTTGAGATAGCGATGGCTTCAGCGACGTTTGGTTTGATTATTGGTGGCATCATCGGTAGTCCAGTGGCGCAGAAACTGATCAATAAAAATGGTTTTGAGTCGGAATATGGCACAGGTACAAAAACTCACGAACGTTTCCCAGAATTGGTGACTTATAACGAGTATGAAGAAGATAAGGTAACCGCTAAGAAAGTCGTTGAAGTCCTGTTTATTCTTCTGATCTGTGTAACGGGTGCGAAATACTTAGAGCAGTGGGTAAGTAGTTTTAATGTCAGTTGGCTGATGATTCCTGATTTCGTTTACGCGCTATTTATCGGGGTATTTATCACTAATGTGATTGAGGTGACTAAAGTCCATAAAGTGGATACAGAAACGGTCGATATTCTCGGTACGGTTTCTTTGTCGTTGTTCTTAGCGATGGCGTTAATGAGCCTGAAACTGTGGAACATCTTCGATCTTGCGATTCCATTCCTCATTATTCTGGCGGTACAGTCAGTGGTACTCGGTGTTTTCGCTTATTTCGTGACATTCAAAGTAATGGGTTCAAACTATGATGCGGCGGTTATCTCTGGCGGTCATTGTGGATTTGGTCTAGGTGCGACACCGACAGCGGTGATGAATATGGGCTCGCTAGTCAATCGATATGGTCCGTCACCGCAGGCGTTTATGGTGGTACCGATCGTCGGCGCTTTCTTTATCGATATCGTTAACCTGATTATCCTTCAGGGTTATATCTCGTTTATTGGATAA
- a CDS encoding DUF368 domain-containing protein, protein MNYLTTFLKGMAMGAADVVPGVSGGTIAFITGIYDTLLESIRRINPSVLGIWKREGFKAAFQHINGLFLIALFGGVLTSIATLAKLISWLLVTHPIPLWSFFFGLILVSVFHMLKQIEQRSLSRFVLLLLGVAFAYSITVLNPLQLEPTSINVLLAGGIAICAMILPGISGSFILLLIGMYTPVLGAVKSFDIGILALFLSGCVIGLLTFSHVLSWLLKRFRDLTLVFLTGLMIGTLPKIWPWKETISWRTNSHGEQVPLIQHNLMPSDFELISSQPAQLGLAVVMMLCAIALVLGLEKFAENRDL, encoded by the coding sequence ATGAACTACCTAACTACATTTCTAAAAGGCATGGCGATGGGTGCTGCTGACGTGGTACCCGGCGTTTCAGGCGGTACCATCGCATTCATTACTGGTATTTACGACACCTTGCTTGAAAGCATTCGACGCATTAACCCATCAGTTCTAGGCATCTGGAAACGTGAAGGTTTTAAAGCAGCATTCCAACATATCAACGGCTTGTTCCTCATCGCATTGTTTGGTGGTGTGCTCACCAGTATTGCCACTCTTGCAAAGCTGATTTCGTGGCTATTAGTGACTCACCCAATTCCATTGTGGTCATTCTTCTTTGGCTTAATTTTGGTTTCGGTGTTCCACATGCTTAAGCAGATTGAGCAAAGAAGCCTAAGTCGTTTTGTCTTGCTACTGTTAGGCGTCGCCTTTGCCTACAGCATCACCGTCCTTAATCCACTGCAATTAGAACCCACCAGTATTAATGTGCTGCTTGCAGGTGGCATTGCTATTTGTGCCATGATTTTACCCGGCATTTCAGGCAGCTTTATCTTACTGCTTATTGGTATGTATACACCGGTACTTGGCGCCGTGAAATCATTTGATATTGGGATTCTTGCACTATTTTTGTCTGGCTGCGTGATCGGTTTACTGACCTTCTCTCACGTTCTCTCTTGGCTACTCAAACGTTTTAGAGACCTAACTCTTGTGTTCCTAACCGGTTTGATGATTGGCACGTTACCTAAGATTTGGCCGTGGAAAGAGACCATCAGTTGGAGAACTAACTCACACGGAGAGCAAGTTCCATTAATCCAACACAACCTAATGCCGTCTGACTTTGAACTGATCAGTTCTCAGCCAGCTCAACTTGGCTTAGCCGTTGTGATGATGCTTTGCGCGATTGCGTTAGTGCTAGGGTTAGAGAAATTTGCCGAGAATCGCGATCTGTAA
- a CDS encoding siderophore ferric iron reductase produces the protein MSGQSFFEHLFEHSKQVTPYLSGSINHQPNENTDHPIVHIDSSSAEQIQSLYEQLKLLHPEAGAPYWLTRTWTLLCWQPIYVAFIAIYSCRGLPNISAMVQSIQPGFVSGYQFESTTYQQGSEQELITKAGHDLNLLFDYFRSEMSQWTRIRPGFTRHLFADGILGCLVKLSQYAPALPKDYLFEQARLWLQACGLSEKFMDRLTYDETTKQLTLVRTSCCLVYKCQGRKLCGDCPRHPNNKHL, from the coding sequence ATGAGCGGCCAATCATTCTTTGAACATTTGTTCGAACATTCAAAGCAAGTTACCCCTTATTTAAGCGGCTCTATCAATCATCAGCCTAACGAAAATACTGATCACCCTATCGTACATATCGATAGCTCTAGTGCTGAGCAGATACAATCCCTCTATGAACAGCTAAAATTACTTCACCCTGAAGCTGGCGCGCCTTACTGGCTAACCAGAACTTGGACCTTGCTCTGCTGGCAACCAATTTATGTGGCTTTTATTGCCATTTATTCATGCCGAGGACTACCCAACATTTCAGCTATGGTTCAATCCATACAGCCCGGCTTTGTTAGTGGCTATCAATTTGAATCAACAACCTATCAGCAGGGTAGCGAGCAAGAGCTCATCACTAAAGCAGGCCATGACCTCAACCTCCTGTTTGACTATTTTCGTTCTGAGATGAGTCAATGGACGCGAATTCGCCCAGGGTTTACCCGCCACTTATTTGCTGACGGCATACTGGGTTGCTTGGTCAAGTTAAGCCAATACGCCCCTGCGCTACCAAAAGACTATTTATTTGAGCAAGCGCGTTTATGGCTTCAAGCTTGCGGTTTATCTGAAAAGTTTATGGATAGACTCACATATGATGAAACAACGAAACAGTTAACACTTGTCAGAACCAGCTGCTGTTTGGTCTATAAATGCCAAGGTCGTAAACTGTGCGGTGACTGCCCTCGTCATCCAAATAATAAGCATTTGTAA
- a CDS encoding ABC transporter ATP-binding protein: MFQLVDASFEIDGKNILLPTSLDFSPGKVTTLLGHNGCGKSTLIKLLSRQNSPSQGKVLLNDQVVSSYTNLEFAHRVAYLPQHPPVTDGVTVRELVCFGRYPWKGAFGRYSKSDYAIVDEAIDKVGLSKFSERFVATLSGGERQRAWVAMLLAQQSKCILLDEPTSALDVAHQHELLALIRELNQSMGLSVIMVLHDVNMAAKFSDELIALHSGQVIASGSPAELMTPDTLMKIYGMELALFQHPQTGQPISYIP, from the coding sequence ATGTTCCAGCTTGTCGATGCGTCGTTCGAAATCGACGGTAAAAATATCCTGCTTCCTACCAGTTTAGATTTTTCTCCTGGAAAAGTGACAACACTACTCGGTCACAATGGCTGTGGTAAATCGACCTTAATCAAACTGTTAAGCCGTCAGAACTCTCCTTCTCAAGGGAAGGTACTGCTCAACGATCAAGTGGTTTCTTCCTATACCAACCTAGAGTTCGCTCACCGAGTGGCTTACTTACCTCAGCACCCTCCAGTGACTGATGGCGTGACGGTTCGTGAATTGGTCTGCTTTGGCCGCTACCCATGGAAAGGCGCATTTGGTCGTTATAGCAAATCGGATTACGCGATTGTCGACGAGGCAATAGATAAAGTGGGATTGAGCAAATTCTCAGAACGATTTGTCGCGACTCTCTCTGGTGGTGAGCGACAAAGAGCCTGGGTCGCGATGCTACTCGCTCAGCAAAGTAAGTGCATCTTGCTTGATGAGCCTACCTCTGCACTCGATGTCGCTCACCAGCACGAATTATTGGCACTCATCCGCGAGCTCAACCAATCCATGGGGCTAAGCGTCATTATGGTGCTTCATGATGTCAACATGGCCGCTAAGTTCAGCGATGAGTTGATCGCTCTTCATTCAGGGCAAGTCATCGCAAGTGGTTCACCTGCTGAGCTCATGACACCGGATACTCTGATGAAAATCTACGGAATGGAGTTAGCTCTATTCCAACACCCTCAAACAGGTCAACCCATTAGCTACATCCCCTAA
- a CDS encoding ABC transporter substrate-binding protein has protein sequence MKRFVLMLSALLTFNVYALDITHEMGVTTFESTPKKVVALDWALTETVLSLGVELTGIADTKGYQQWVVEPALSGTEVDLGARREPNLELLMELKPDVILISKHMAPAYEQLQRIAPVLVFSVYSEKKQPLNAAKSITKSLGKLFDKEQQAELVIAQTDKIFAINADKVRQSGKSDKALLFARFINDKTLRIHSQGSLAQATIDAMGLENDWQQETNLWGFTTAGTEKLAEHQSANVMIFGPLTQPERNKLKQSPLWQAMEFTRTNSVYELPAIWTFGGLIAAQRFSDHITEQLTNNQ, from the coding sequence GTGAAAAGATTCGTACTTATGTTGTCAGCACTACTGACATTCAATGTTTATGCGTTGGACATCACCCACGAGATGGGGGTCACCACTTTTGAATCAACACCTAAGAAAGTCGTCGCTCTCGATTGGGCGCTAACGGAAACCGTACTGAGTTTAGGTGTCGAGCTTACGGGTATTGCCGATACAAAAGGCTATCAACAATGGGTCGTTGAACCTGCTCTGAGTGGTACTGAAGTTGATTTGGGCGCACGTCGAGAGCCGAACCTTGAGCTGCTTATGGAACTTAAGCCAGACGTCATCTTAATCAGTAAACATATGGCGCCAGCCTATGAACAACTACAGCGTATTGCACCCGTTCTAGTATTCAGCGTTTACAGTGAGAAAAAGCAGCCATTAAACGCAGCAAAGTCGATCACCAAATCATTAGGTAAGTTGTTCGATAAAGAGCAGCAAGCAGAGTTGGTCATTGCTCAAACGGATAAGATTTTCGCCATCAACGCAGATAAAGTGCGCCAATCAGGTAAGTCGGATAAGGCGCTGCTATTCGCACGTTTTATTAACGACAAAACTCTTCGTATCCACAGTCAAGGCTCACTGGCTCAAGCCACTATCGATGCCATGGGTCTAGAAAATGACTGGCAGCAAGAAACGAACCTATGGGGATTCACCACTGCTGGAACCGAAAAGCTGGCTGAGCACCAAAGTGCCAATGTGATGATCTTTGGGCCGCTCACTCAGCCAGAACGTAACAAACTCAAGCAGTCCCCCCTTTGGCAAGCAATGGAGTTTACTCGTACTAATTCCGTGTATGAACTGCCAGCAATTTGGACATTTGGTGGCTTAATCGCAGCACAACGTTTTAGTGATCATATCACTGAGCAGCTTACTAATAATCAATGA